In Rhodobacter xanthinilyticus, a single window of DNA contains:
- the rpoH gene encoding RNA polymerase sigma factor RpoH, with the protein MTSYANLPAPSPEQGLNRYLQEIRKFPLLEPEEEYMLAKRWADHQDPEAAHQLVTSHLRLAAKIAMGYRGYGLPQAEVISEANVGLMQAVKRFDPEKGFRLATYAMWWIRAAIQEYILRSWSLVKLGTTSAQKKLFFNLRKAKSKIGAYEDGDMRPENVARIARDLNVTEQEVVDMNRRLAGADASLNAQVGSAEGDSATQWQDWLEDEDADQAEAFAEADELQARRALLLSAMDTLNERERDVLMQRRLRDDPVTLEELSETYGVSRERIRQIEVRAFEKLQKRIRELAREKGMGIPA; encoded by the coding sequence ATGACGAGTTATGCCAATCTGCCGGCACCGAGCCCCGAACAGGGTCTCAACCGCTACCTGCAGGAGATCCGGAAGTTCCCGCTTCTGGAGCCCGAGGAGGAGTATATGCTGGCGAAACGCTGGGCCGACCATCAGGACCCGGAGGCCGCGCACCAGCTCGTCACCTCGCACCTGCGCCTCGCCGCGAAAATCGCCATGGGCTACCGGGGCTATGGCCTGCCGCAGGCCGAGGTGATCTCGGAGGCGAATGTCGGCCTGATGCAGGCCGTCAAACGGTTCGACCCGGAGAAGGGCTTCCGCCTCGCGACCTATGCGATGTGGTGGATCCGCGCCGCGATTCAGGAATATATCCTGCGGTCGTGGAGCCTCGTGAAGCTCGGCACCACCTCGGCGCAAAAGAAGCTGTTTTTCAACCTGCGCAAGGCGAAATCGAAGATCGGCGCCTATGAAGACGGCGATATGCGCCCCGAAAACGTCGCCAGGATCGCCCGCGATCTGAACGTGACCGAGCAGGAGGTGGTCGATATGAACCGCCGCCTCGCGGGCGCGGATGCCTCGCTCAACGCTCAGGTCGGCTCGGCCGAGGGCGACAGCGCGACGCAATGGCAAGACTGGCTCGAGGATGAGGATGCCGATCAGGCGGAGGCCTTCGCCGAGGCCGACGAGCTGCAGGCGCGCCGCGCGCTCTTGCTCTCGGCGATGGATACGCTCAACGAACGCGAGCGCGATGTGCTGATGCAGCGGCGCCTGCGCGATGACCCGGTGACGCTCGAAGAGCTCTCCGAAACCTATGGCGTCTCGCGCGAACGGATCCGCCAGATCGAGGTGCGCGCCTTCGAGAAGCTGCAAAAGCGCATCCGCGAGCTTGCCCGCGAAAAGGGCATGGGGATCCCCGCCTGA
- a CDS encoding DUF6476 family protein, with protein sequence MSDMMPSDPPPLPEVRFLKLLVTALAVTMIAGLITIVALLVIRLPAQGRAPALPAAITLPEGVTALSVSFAEGRVVVLGQGGEVLLYSPEGALLGQTRLSAP encoded by the coding sequence ATGTCCGACATGATGCCTTCCGATCCGCCCCCGCTGCCCGAGGTGCGCTTTCTCAAATTGCTGGTGACGGCGCTGGCGGTCACGATGATCGCAGGGCTTATAACCATCGTCGCGCTGCTTGTCATCCGCCTGCCGGCCCAAGGGCGCGCGCCCGCGCTGCCCGCCGCGATCACCCTGCCCGAAGGCGTCACCGCGCTCTCGGTCAGCTTCGCCGAGGGCCGCGTCGTGGTGCTGGGCCAGGGCGGCGAGGTGCTCCTCTACTCCCCCGAGGGCGCGCTCCTCGGCCAGACCCGGCTCAGCGCGCCATGA
- a CDS encoding Gfo/Idh/MocA family protein — translation MQVMNFGILGASDFARRRMGPAIHAARGARLVALATSSPEKAKGFQAFAPDLRLHESYEALLADPEIEAVYIPLPNTLHVEWSLKALAAGKHVLCEKPLALRAEEIDPLIAARDASGRFCTEAYMIVHHPQWQLVRDWLAEGRIGTLCHADAAFSFFNDDATNIRNRPEMGGGSLPDIGVYAYSSVRFATGAEPVWMKSVMARANGVETRTQVIGEMAGPLGRFSFGAMTSTRLFPRQEVTFQGTEGRITLTAPFNAGIFAEAQVTLHRENASETRRFPDINQYVVQVEAFIAHIREGAPYPWHLEDARAGQAMIDMVRAGEI, via the coding sequence ATGCAGGTGATGAATTTCGGAATTCTCGGCGCCTCGGATTTCGCGCGGCGCCGGATGGGCCCGGCGATCCATGCCGCGCGCGGCGCGCGGCTAGTCGCACTCGCCACCTCATCGCCCGAAAAAGCCAAGGGCTTTCAGGCCTTTGCGCCCGACCTGCGGCTCCATGAGAGCTATGAGGCCCTGCTCGCCGACCCGGAGATCGAGGCGGTCTATATCCCGCTGCCCAATACGCTGCATGTCGAGTGGAGCCTGAAGGCGCTCGCCGCTGGCAAACATGTGCTCTGCGAAAAGCCGCTCGCGCTGCGCGCCGAGGAGATCGACCCACTGATCGCCGCGCGCGACGCCTCGGGGCGGTTTTGCACCGAGGCCTATATGATCGTGCATCACCCGCAATGGCAGCTCGTGCGCGATTGGCTCGCCGAGGGCCGCATCGGCACGCTCTGCCACGCCGATGCGGCGTTTTCCTTCTTCAACGACGACGCCACCAATATCCGCAACCGCCCCGAGATGGGCGGCGGCTCGCTCCCCGATATCGGCGTCTACGCCTATTCCTCCGTGCGCTTCGCCACCGGCGCCGAGCCCGTGTGGATGAAATCGGTGATGGCGCGGGCGAACGGCGTCGAGACCCGCACCCAGGTGATCGGCGAAATGGCGGGGCCCCTGGGGCGGTTTTCCTTCGGCGCGATGACCTCGACGCGGCTCTTCCCGCGCCAGGAGGTCACCTTCCAGGGCACCGAGGGCCGGATCACCCTGACCGCGCCCTTCAACGCCGGCATCTTCGCCGAGGCGCAGGTCACCCTGCACCGCGAGAACGCCTCCGAGACCCGCCGCTTCCCCGATATCAATCAATATGTGGTGCAGGTCGAGGCGTTCATCGCCCATATCCGCGAAGGCGCGCCCTACCCCTGGCATCTCGAAGATGCCCGCGCGGGTCAGGCGATGATTGATATGGTGCGCGCCGGCGAGATCTAG
- a CDS encoding accessory factor UbiK family protein, whose amino-acid sequence MQAPNKLFDEMSKLMTNAMGVAQGAKTEAETAMKSWMDRWLADRDFVTREEFDAVKAMAAKAREENEALKARLEALEAKAG is encoded by the coding sequence ATGCAAGCGCCCAACAAATTGTTCGACGAAATGTCCAAGCTGATGACCAATGCGATGGGCGTGGCGCAGGGCGCCAAGACCGAAGCCGAGACCGCGATGAAGAGCTGGATGGATCGCTGGCTGGCCGACCGCGATTTCGTCACCCGCGAGGAATTCGACGCGGTGAAGGCGATGGCGGCGAAGGCGCGCGAGGAGAATGAGGCGCTCAAGGCCCGGCTCGAGGCGCTGGAGGCGAAGGCGGGCTGA
- a CDS encoding RluA family pseudouridine synthase: MEERILRLEIEAGEDGNPPFDRLDKALAAIVPEEAALSRSRLARMIAEGAVTRDGVAVTDQKARVAPGEIYQIALEPPRSVETLAQEIPLTVLWEDADLIVIDKPAGMVVHPAPGSEDGTLVNALLHHFGGKLSGVGGEARPGIVHRIDKETSGLLVVAKSDRAHHGLAAQFEKHSVHRHYLAVCTGVPEASDPRLRGTPGVSFEAGNILKITSQLARHKTDRQRQAVLFHGGRHAVTRARVVEAFAGAAALIDCWLETGRTHQIRVHLAHAGHGLIGDPTYGGRRKLPAKAVGAAAAEAAAAFPRQALHAATLGFLHPVSGEELSFSSPLPADIEALLAALRAGAEGA; this comes from the coding sequence ATGGAAGAACGCATCCTGCGGCTGGAAATCGAGGCCGGAGAGGACGGAAACCCTCCCTTCGACCGTCTTGATAAGGCCTTGGCGGCGATTGTGCCAGAGGAGGCGGCGCTCTCGCGCTCGCGGCTGGCGCGGATGATCGCCGAGGGCGCGGTGACGCGCGACGGCGTGGCGGTAACCGATCAGAAGGCGCGCGTCGCCCCCGGCGAGATCTATCAGATCGCGCTCGAGCCACCGCGCAGCGTCGAGACTTTGGCGCAGGAGATCCCGCTCACCGTGCTCTGGGAGGACGCGGATCTGATCGTCATCGACAAGCCCGCGGGGATGGTCGTGCACCCCGCGCCCGGCTCGGAGGACGGCACGCTCGTCAACGCGCTCTTGCATCATTTCGGCGGCAAGCTCTCCGGCGTGGGCGGCGAGGCGCGGCCGGGGATCGTGCACCGCATCGACAAGGAAACCTCGGGGCTGCTCGTCGTCGCGAAATCCGATCGGGCGCATCACGGCCTTGCGGCGCAATTCGAGAAGCACAGCGTCCACCGCCATTATCTTGCGGTCTGCACCGGCGTGCCCGAGGCCTCCGACCCGCGGCTGCGCGGCACGCCGGGGGTGAGCTTCGAGGCGGGCAACATCCTCAAGATCACCTCGCAGCTTGCCCGCCACAAGACCGACCGTCAGCGTCAGGCGGTGCTCTTTCACGGCGGGCGCCATGCGGTCACCCGCGCCCGCGTCGTCGAGGCGTTCGCCGGCGCCGCGGCGCTCATCGATTGCTGGCTCGAGACCGGGCGCACGCATCAGATCCGCGTGCATCTGGCCCATGCCGGCCACGGGCTGATCGGCGACCCGACCTATGGCGGGCGGCGCAAGCTGCCGGCCAAGGCGGTGGGCGCGGCGGCGGCCGAGGCGGCGGCGGCCTTCCCGCGGCAGGCGCTGCATGCCGCGACGCTGGGCTTCCTCCATCCGGTGAGCGGCGAAGAGCTGAGCTTCAGCTCGCCGCTGCCCGCCGATATCGAGGCGCTGCTGGCGGCGCTGCGGGCAGGGGCCGAGGGCGCTTAA
- a CDS encoding NUDIX hydrolase, whose product MSAPVPRLGVLAVALNASASEVLLVRRANPPDQGLWGFPGGKVDWGETVEAAAARELAEETGLTARPGAILGQTDAISHDATGAVAFHYHLVAVACHGATGAPTAADDALEAAWVPVETVLARALPMSARVDEVLARALTAR is encoded by the coding sequence ATGAGCGCGCCGGTGCCGCGGCTGGGCGTGCTCGCCGTCGCGCTGAATGCCTCGGCCAGCGAAGTGCTTCTGGTGCGCCGCGCCAACCCGCCCGATCAGGGGCTGTGGGGCTTTCCCGGCGGCAAGGTCGATTGGGGCGAGACCGTCGAGGCGGCCGCCGCGCGCGAACTGGCCGAGGAAACCGGCCTCACCGCCCGCCCCGGCGCGATCCTCGGCCAGACCGATGCGATCAGCCACGATGCCACAGGCGCCGTCGCCTTCCATTACCACCTCGTCGCGGTCGCCTGCCACGGCGCAACCGGCGCGCCCACCGCCGCCGATGACGCGCTCGAGGCCGCCTGGGTGCCCGTTGAAACCGTGCTCGCCCGCGCCCTGCCGATGTCGGCGCGCGTCGACGAGGTGCTCGCCCGCGCCCTCACGGCGCGCTGA